A genome region from Arachidicoccus soli includes the following:
- a CDS encoding outer membrane beta-barrel protein — protein MKKIITVVITVGLVSSALAQNTSTISTTYTDTSGKTITESVTTVNKTNHKKTSVKIGFKNKDKTAYFGIEPSFGFGWNRFADNGSIGVSHGNANLTLDKGPEFVFNILKGYVDIAPHHRLRLSTALGFDWNTYHFERNITLQKGQDSLSYAVDDTKHFSKNLLRSTYLSMPLTLNIRPVRNSDFTIAAGVEGGLLLGAKTKQISSEDGKVKVHGTFNLNPVRYGLFLGLGYQGIGLYAKYYLSDVFANGEGPKDFKTVSIGLSVGLF, from the coding sequence ATGAAAAAAATTATTACAGTTGTGATTACAGTGGGATTAGTTTCTTCTGCGTTGGCACAGAATACGAGCACGATTAGTACGACTTATACCGATACTAGCGGGAAAACTATCACAGAATCTGTTACGACGGTGAATAAAACAAACCACAAGAAAACTTCGGTGAAGATTGGTTTTAAAAATAAAGATAAAACTGCTTATTTTGGAATCGAACCTAGTTTTGGTTTTGGCTGGAATAGATTTGCAGATAATGGCAGTATCGGTGTGTCTCACGGTAATGCTAACCTTACTTTAGATAAAGGACCTGAATTCGTTTTTAATATTTTAAAAGGATATGTAGATATTGCGCCGCATCATAGGCTAAGGCTTTCTACAGCTTTGGGGTTTGACTGGAATACCTACCATTTTGAAAGAAACATTACTTTACAAAAAGGGCAAGATTCATTGAGTTATGCGGTTGATGATACAAAACATTTTTCAAAAAATTTATTGCGTTCCACCTATCTTTCCATGCCATTAACTTTGAATATAAGACCGGTAAGAAATTCTGATTTTACGATTGCAGCAGGTGTGGAAGGAGGCTTGTTGTTAGGCGCAAAAACCAAACAAATAAGCAGTGAAGACGGTAAGGTAAAAGTACATGGAACGTTCAATCTTAATCCCGTTCGTTATGGGTTGTTCTTAGGTTTGGGTTATCAAGGAATTGGTTTATATGCAAAATATTATTTATCTGATGTGTTTGCAAATGGTGAAGGCCCTAAAGATTTTAAAACAGTTTCTATTGGGTTAAGTGTTGGATTGTTTTAG
- the gatB gene encoding Asp-tRNA(Asn)/Glu-tRNA(Gln) amidotransferase subunit GatB yields the protein MSDILLGKYEAVIGLEIHVQLATKSKLFCGDSTSFGADPNTHVSPITLAHPGTLPKLNKKAVEYAIKLGLACGCRIERFNYFARKNYFYPDLPKGWQTTQHTTPICVGGTITVKTENGIRDIQMHHIHMEEDAGKSAHDIYEDSTCVDLNRAGTPLVEIVSEPDMHSADEAWQYVNEIRKIVRWIGISDGNMEEGSLRCDANVSIRLKGDTKLGTRCEVKNLNSTRNIKKAIEYEIERMVKMAEDGETILQQTRSFNADNDTTFSLRDKEEANDYRYFPEPDLAPLNLSEEYIQSLKNSLPALPKDLQQKYQTEFALSEYDAEQLCAEKEIADYFESILPLSKHHKAIANWINGPLKHYCNEHKIAFSELSLTPQQLAETIALIEEGKLNFSVASSQVLPELLKDKTTSALEIATTRNLLQTSNNSELEEWIEAAIAKMPDKVKEYNKGKKGLIGLFVGEVKKLSKGKADPKKVTELLQEKLAQNANNC from the coding sequence ATGTCAGATATTCTTCTTGGAAAATATGAAGCCGTTATTGGTTTAGAGATACACGTACAATTAGCTACGAAAAGTAAGTTGTTTTGTGGTGATAGCACCAGTTTTGGCGCCGATCCCAATACGCATGTTAGCCCGATTACTTTGGCCCATCCGGGTACTTTGCCCAAGCTCAACAAAAAAGCGGTGGAATATGCCATAAAGCTTGGGCTAGCCTGTGGCTGTAGAATTGAGCGTTTTAATTATTTTGCTAGAAAGAATTATTTCTATCCCGATTTACCCAAAGGCTGGCAAACGACACAACATACCACACCCATTTGTGTTGGCGGAACCATCACCGTAAAAACGGAAAATGGTATACGCGATATACAAATGCATCATATCCACATGGAGGAAGATGCAGGAAAGAGCGCACACGATATTTATGAAGATAGTACTTGTGTAGATTTGAATCGTGCCGGAACCCCACTTGTAGAAATAGTTTCAGAACCTGATATGCATAGCGCAGATGAGGCTTGGCAATATGTAAACGAAATACGCAAAATTGTTCGCTGGATTGGCATTTCCGATGGCAATATGGAAGAAGGTAGTTTGCGATGCGACGCCAATGTTTCTATTCGTTTAAAAGGCGATACTAAATTAGGTACACGTTGTGAAGTAAAAAATCTTAACTCTACCCGCAATATCAAAAAAGCCATCGAATATGAAATAGAAAGAATGGTAAAAATGGCCGAGGATGGGGAGACTATTTTGCAACAGACACGCAGTTTCAACGCGGATAATGATACTACTTTTTCACTCCGAGATAAGGAAGAAGCCAACGATTACCGCTATTTCCCAGAACCGGATTTAGCGCCTTTAAACCTATCCGAGGAATATATTCAGTCATTAAAAAATAGTTTACCCGCACTTCCAAAAGATTTGCAGCAAAAGTATCAAACTGAATTTGCTTTAAGCGAATACGATGCGGAGCAGCTTTGTGCAGAAAAAGAAATTGCCGATTATTTTGAAAGTATTTTGCCGCTTTCTAAACACCACAAAGCTATCGCCAATTGGATCAATGGTCCATTAAAGCATTATTGCAACGAGCATAAAATTGCATTTTCAGAACTTTCCTTGACACCACAACAATTAGCGGAAACGATTGCTTTAATAGAAGAAGGGAAGCTCAATTTCTCTGTTGCCTCTTCTCAAGTGTTGCCAGAATTATTGAAAGATAAAACCACTTCAGCATTAGAAATTGCCACTACAAGGAATCTATTGCAAACTAGTAACAATAGTGAGCTGGAAGAATGGATTGAAGCTGCAATTGCCAAAATGCCTGACAAAGTAAAAGAATATAATAAGGGCAAAAAAGGGCTAATAGGTCTATTTGTCGGCGAAGTAAAAAAATTAAGTAAGGGCAAGGCTGACCCAAAAAAAGTAACTGAATTATTACAAGAGAAATTAGCACAAAATGCGAACAATTGTTAG
- a CDS encoding tetratricopeptide repeat protein — MKKLLLLPGLLFAAIMANAQAGIVDAHNQAMEKARAGHLDKALSIIKDAEVNFPNNASLLKDESFISTAKKDYVNAITAGKKLIALPDADEQSYQILGSAYRADSKYNEAESVYKQGVEKFPNSSLLYAEFGQALNDNNKSSAAAKAWEKGIQVNPSISSNYYFLTKYYAQHNNPLWSVLYGEIFINIESFSQRTPEIRDTLFNEYNALFATDNVLQNYIANGQPFEAAVASTFAQFKDMVSGGVTPESLFALRGQFIVSWFNSDNAKKFPYKLFERQQQLLKLGIFDAYNQWVFASYNQDRFSNWAHMNQGVIQEFSKFQKASMFRVPEGQYYVHN; from the coding sequence ATGAAGAAATTATTGTTATTACCGGGTTTATTATTTGCTGCTATAATGGCGAATGCCCAAGCCGGAATAGTAGATGCACACAATCAGGCAATGGAAAAAGCAAGAGCAGGTCATCTCGATAAGGCCTTGTCAATTATTAAAGATGCAGAAGTAAATTTCCCCAACAATGCAAGCTTGTTAAAAGATGAATCTTTTATTAGTACAGCCAAGAAGGACTATGTAAATGCAATCACAGCCGGTAAGAAATTAATCGCTTTGCCGGATGCAGATGAACAAAGTTATCAAATATTGGGTTCGGCATACAGAGCAGATTCTAAATATAATGAAGCCGAGAGTGTTTATAAACAAGGTGTAGAAAAGTTTCCCAATAGTAGTTTGCTTTATGCAGAATTTGGTCAAGCTTTAAACGATAATAATAAATCTAGCGCAGCTGCAAAAGCATGGGAGAAAGGTATACAGGTAAACCCTTCTATCAGCAGTAATTATTATTTTCTAACTAAATATTATGCACAACATAATAATCCATTATGGAGTGTATTGTATGGTGAGATCTTTATCAATATAGAATCTTTTTCTCAACGTACGCCTGAAATTAGGGATACTTTATTTAACGAATACAATGCATTGTTTGCAACAGACAATGTATTACAAAATTATATTGCCAATGGTCAGCCGTTTGAGGCTGCCGTTGCATCTACCTTTGCACAATTTAAAGATATGGTTTCCGGCGGTGTGACACCTGAAAGCTTATTCGCGCTACGGGGACAGTTTATTGTGAGTTGGTTTAATAGCGACAATGCCAAAAAGTTTCCGTACAAACTTTTTGAAAGGCAGCAGCAATTATTGAAGTTGGGGATTTTTGATGCATACAATCAATGGGTATTTGCTTCTTATAATCAAGACCGATTCAGCAATTGGGCACATATGAATCAAGGAGTTATTCAAGAGTTTTCTAAATTTCAGAAAGCATCCATGTTTAGAGTCCCGGAAGGCCAGTATTATGTGCACAATTAA
- a CDS encoding DNA recombination protein RmuC: protein MIYIFLSAIIILLLIVLWLSSKSQNNIKEDDFLLLKNAMVNLNQAIKDSERNIKDEFVINRKETAEHAKNLREEMGKQLNSFTKIFSEQLLTFQNTIEKNNKENRTEQKDSLTDFSNKQRTNFSELQQNLSAQSEATITKLEAIRTTVENKINQLQEGNEKKLDEMRKTVDEKLNETLEKRLGDSFKQVSERLEKVHEGLGQMQTLASNVGDLKKVMTNVKSRGVLGEYQLQNLLEDLLTNEQYEKNVKTKVGSGALVEFAIKMPHGNDYEKTLWLPVDSKFPKEDYELLVDAYEQADVEKIETFRKAFVKGIKKSAQDIKEKYIDPPNTTEYGIMFLPYESLYGEVLRTPGLFEQLQRDYKITITGPTTLSALLNSLQMGFRTLAIEKRSSEVWDLLGAVKTEFGKFGEMIAKTKKKLEDATNELGNSERRTNAIRRKLQNVHELPQEKTDLLFNKITEENLLEEDNSHP from the coding sequence ATGATTTATATATTTCTTTCAGCCATTATCATCCTACTTTTAATTGTTCTCTGGCTTAGTAGTAAAAGTCAAAACAATATTAAGGAGGATGATTTTTTATTGCTAAAAAATGCAATGGTGAATCTTAATCAAGCAATAAAAGATTCTGAGCGCAATATAAAAGATGAATTTGTCATTAATAGAAAAGAAACGGCTGAGCATGCGAAAAATCTACGCGAAGAAATGGGTAAACAGTTAAATAGCTTTACTAAAATATTTTCGGAACAGTTACTTACATTTCAAAATACAATTGAAAAAAATAATAAAGAAAATAGAACTGAACAAAAAGATTCTTTGACTGACTTTAGTAATAAGCAAAGAACGAATTTCAGTGAATTGCAACAAAACCTTTCTGCTCAAAGCGAAGCGACTATTACTAAATTGGAAGCCATTCGAACAACGGTAGAAAACAAAATAAATCAACTTCAAGAAGGCAACGAAAAAAAACTCGATGAAATGCGCAAAACCGTGGACGAGAAATTAAATGAAACCTTGGAGAAAAGATTGGGCGATTCTTTTAAGCAAGTGAGTGAAAGATTAGAAAAAGTGCACGAAGGCCTAGGTCAAATGCAGACATTAGCAAGCAATGTAGGCGATTTAAAAAAAGTAATGACCAATGTAAAATCTCGTGGTGTTTTGGGTGAATATCAATTACAGAATTTGTTGGAGGATTTATTAACGAATGAACAATACGAAAAAAATGTAAAAACAAAAGTCGGCAGTGGTGCTTTGGTGGAATTTGCCATCAAAATGCCACACGGGAATGATTATGAAAAAACTTTGTGGCTGCCGGTCGATTCAAAATTCCCAAAAGAAGATTATGAGTTATTGGTAGATGCCTACGAACAAGCTGATGTAGAGAAAATAGAAACCTTCCGTAAAGCTTTTGTAAAGGGGATTAAAAAAAGTGCACAAGATATTAAGGAAAAATATATCGATCCGCCCAATACCACTGAATACGGTATTATGTTTTTGCCTTATGAAAGCCTTTATGGAGAGGTATTGCGCACCCCAGGTCTGTTTGAACAATTGCAGCGTGATTACAAAATCACCATCACCGGCCCAACCACTTTAAGTGCTTTGCTTAATAGTTTGCAAATGGGCTTCAGAACTTTGGCTATTGAGAAACGTAGTAGCGAAGTCTGGGATTTATTGGGAGCTGTAAAAACAGAGTTTGGGAAATTTGGAGAAATGATTGCTAAAACCAAAAAGAAATTGGAGGATGCAACTAATGAATTAGGAAACTCGGAGAGAAGAACAAATGCCATAAGGCGCAAATTGCAAAATGTGCATGAGTTGCCGCAAGAAAAAACAGATTTACTCTTCAATAAGATTACTGAAGAGAATTTGTTGGAAGAAGATAATTCACATCCTTAA
- a CDS encoding adenylate kinase has product MFNVILFGAPGSGKGTQSLKIAEKYEIKHVSTGDLLRSEIQDQTPLGKEAKQFMDSGLLVPDAVVIGMISSCIEKNKDTKGFLFDGFPRTEAQAEALDKLLKLNNAQINIVLALEVSEDELVSRLLERGKTSGRSDDANEEIIRSRIVEYRKKTEAVADYYKQFEKVKYIPGEGSVDDIFTSLSDALEEQMAMAE; this is encoded by the coding sequence ATGTTTAATGTTATTTTATTTGGCGCACCCGGAAGTGGTAAAGGAACGCAAAGCTTAAAAATTGCCGAGAAATATGAGATAAAACATGTAAGTACAGGCGATTTGTTGCGTAGCGAGATCCAAGACCAGACACCATTAGGTAAAGAAGCCAAACAATTTATGGATAGTGGATTACTTGTTCCTGATGCGGTTGTGATAGGTATGATTAGCAGTTGTATTGAAAAAAATAAAGATACAAAAGGTTTTTTATTTGACGGGTTTCCTCGTACTGAAGCACAAGCAGAAGCATTGGATAAATTATTAAAACTTAATAATGCACAAATCAATATTGTATTGGCATTAGAAGTTAGTGAAGATGAATTAGTTTCCAGGCTTTTAGAAAGAGGTAAAACAAGTGGTCGTAGCGATGATGCCAATGAAGAGATTATTCGCAGCCGTATTGTTGAATACCGAAAAAAGACCGAAGCTGTAGCTGATTATTATAAACAGTTTGAGAAGGTAAAATACATTCCAGGTGAAGGTTCAGTAGATGATATTTTTACTAGCTTATCTGATGCACTGGAAGAGCAAATGGCAATGGCAGAATAA
- a CDS encoding DoxX family protein — protein MKLSNQQLAYHTTRIAIGLSILVHGAVRFPKLNFFAQSHLSMFAHTFIAGWPTLLVCYAIPFLEAGTGVLILIGGKFARYGYTLGIATMGILMFGVSLAEKFDLLISMLLHIIVFYFLLINKQTKDAVLTEQAL, from the coding sequence ATGAAACTATCCAATCAACAATTAGCTTATCATACCACACGTATTGCCATAGGTCTCAGTATTTTGGTACATGGCGCCGTTCGTTTTCCAAAACTCAATTTCTTTGCACAAAGTCATCTTTCTATGTTTGCGCATACATTTATTGCCGGATGGCCTACTTTACTGGTGTGTTACGCTATTCCTTTTTTAGAAGCCGGTACAGGAGTTCTTATACTTATTGGTGGCAAATTTGCACGATATGGTTATACGTTAGGTATTGCTACAATGGGAATTTTGATGTTTGGGGTAAGTCTGGCAGAGAAGTTTGATTTACTTATTTCAATGTTGTTACACATAATCGTTTTCTATTTTTTGTTGATTAATAAACAAACAAAAGACGCAGTCCTAACGGAACAAGCACTTTAA
- a CDS encoding aldose 1-epimerase family protein, translating into MNRLENEILSISIAAKGAELQSIYNKETQLDYLWDGNPAFWSKRSPILFPIVGGLKNNEYSFNHHTYQLSRHGFARDKEFTCIQQTENSISFSLQNDEETILKYPFQFELIITYTLQSNKINITYSVKNKGTNKMWFSVGAHPAFRVPLVEGTHFEDYFLSFNRFENTARYPLNKEGLLKEDPEIFLQNTDELSLEKPLFYEDALVFKTLESTSISIESKKTPHGITIDFKGFPFMGIWNAKNADFVCVEPWHGIADSENTSGKLDKKEGILALDAHKTFNTTWSITLF; encoded by the coding sequence ATGAACAGACTGGAAAACGAAATACTTTCAATATCTATAGCAGCAAAGGGTGCAGAACTCCAAAGCATCTATAATAAAGAGACACAACTTGATTATTTATGGGATGGCAATCCTGCTTTTTGGTCAAAAAGAAGCCCAATATTATTTCCCATTGTGGGCGGCTTGAAAAACAATGAATATAGTTTCAACCATCATACCTATCAATTGAGCAGGCATGGATTTGCTCGTGACAAAGAATTTACTTGTATTCAACAAACAGAAAATAGTATTAGTTTTTCTTTGCAAAACGATGAAGAAACTATTCTTAAATACCCTTTTCAATTTGAGTTGATCATAACTTATACATTACAATCAAATAAAATAAATATTACCTATTCTGTAAAGAACAAGGGAACGAATAAAATGTGGTTTTCTGTTGGCGCGCATCCGGCATTTAGAGTACCCTTGGTAGAAGGGACACATTTTGAAGATTATTTTTTATCCTTCAACAGATTTGAAAATACGGCCCGTTATCCTTTAAATAAAGAAGGGTTATTAAAAGAAGATCCAGAAATATTTTTGCAAAATACTGATGAGCTGTCCTTAGAAAAACCATTGTTTTACGAAGATGCTTTAGTTTTTAAAACACTGGAATCTACTTCTATCAGTATCGAAAGTAAAAAGACCCCACATGGTATAACTATTGATTTTAAGGGATTTCCTTTTATGGGAATATGGAATGCGAAAAATGCTGATTTTGTATGTGTAGAACCTTGGCATGGCATTGCTGATAGCGAAAATACTTCTGGAAAATTAGACAAAAAAGAAGGCATCCTTGCACTGGATGCCCACAAAACATTTAATACTACATGGAGTATAACTTTGTTTTAA
- the pdxA gene encoding 4-hydroxythreonine-4-phosphate dehydrogenase PdxA, with protein MSQELTKPLIGITCGDLNGIGIEIIIKSLSDNRILDICTPIIYANSKSINFYRKTVQENNFQFSILKEGFKPNLKQPNIVNCWEEEVSINPGQQDEQAGKYAFLSLETAVKDLKEHKIAGIVTAPIHKKTIQSNNFKYTGHTPYLRDSFDKKDVAMLMVAENMRVAVVTEHIPIEEVAKNITQQAILSKLEIIQESLQRDFNINKPKIAILGLNPHAGDEGLIGNEEIDIITPTIIEANKKNILAFGPYSADAFFAHAQYEKFDAVLAMYHDQGLIPFKSLALGEGVNYTAGLPIVRMSPDHGTAFDIAGKGQANHESFLAAIYKCVDVLRNRETYDFNHENPIQKRSSRVIANLEDERVIED; from the coding sequence ATGAGTCAGGAATTAACAAAACCGCTAATTGGTATTACCTGCGGAGATTTAAACGGTATTGGAATTGAAATAATTATTAAATCATTAAGTGATAACCGTATTTTGGATATATGTACACCTATTATTTACGCCAACAGTAAGAGCATCAATTTTTATCGCAAAACGGTTCAAGAAAATAATTTTCAATTTTCAATTTTAAAAGAGGGATTCAAACCCAATTTGAAGCAACCTAATATTGTCAATTGCTGGGAAGAAGAAGTTAGCATTAATCCTGGTCAACAGGATGAGCAAGCAGGCAAATATGCATTTTTATCGTTGGAGACTGCAGTAAAAGATTTAAAAGAGCATAAGATTGCGGGAATTGTAACCGCGCCCATTCATAAGAAAACAATTCAATCAAATAATTTTAAATACACGGGACACACCCCCTATCTTCGTGACAGCTTTGATAAAAAGGATGTGGCAATGCTGATGGTAGCCGAAAATATGCGCGTAGCTGTAGTTACAGAGCATATACCAATTGAAGAAGTTGCAAAAAATATAACACAACAAGCGATCCTTTCTAAATTAGAAATTATCCAGGAAAGCTTACAGAGAGATTTTAATATCAATAAACCAAAGATTGCTATATTAGGTTTAAATCCACATGCCGGCGATGAAGGTTTAATCGGCAATGAAGAAATAGATATTATTACCCCAACGATTATAGAAGCCAATAAAAAAAATATTTTGGCCTTTGGACCTTATAGTGCGGATGCTTTTTTTGCTCATGCACAATATGAAAAATTTGATGCCGTGTTGGCTATGTATCACGATCAAGGCCTTATCCCGTTTAAATCTTTAGCACTTGGTGAGGGAGTGAATTATACAGCCGGCTTACCTATTGTGCGCATGAGTCCCGACCATGGTACAGCATTTGATATTGCCGGTAAAGGGCAAGCAAATCACGAATCTTTTTTAGCAGCGATTTATAAATGCGTAGATGTTTTGCGTAATCGCGAAACCTATGATTTCAATCACGAAAACCCTATTCAAAAAAGAAGTAGTCGCGTAATTGCTAATTTGGAAGATGAGCGCGTAATAGAAGATTAA
- a CDS encoding RNA polymerase sigma factor — MKLVQMHTIDDLIDGCKAGNRLAQQKLYNQFSGKMFAICLRYARDQMSAEDILQISFVKVFNKITEFKNEGSLEGWIRRIVVNTAIENYRKNIKLLQVASNDNAAIELADDTIFDKLEVNDLLKLVNSLPDGYRLVFNMYAIEGFSHKEIADILKISEGGSKSQLSRARQILKKAIQKREVGYAKSY; from the coding sequence ATGAAATTAGTACAAATGCATACAATCGATGACTTGATAGACGGCTGCAAAGCGGGAAATCGGTTGGCGCAACAAAAATTGTACAATCAGTTTTCAGGGAAAATGTTTGCGATCTGTTTACGATATGCTAGAGATCAAATGAGTGCGGAAGATATTTTGCAAATAAGTTTTGTTAAGGTTTTTAATAAAATAACTGAGTTTAAAAACGAAGGTTCTTTAGAAGGTTGGATCAGGCGTATTGTGGTAAATACAGCGATTGAAAATTATAGAAAAAATATAAAATTATTGCAAGTAGCTTCTAATGACAATGCTGCTATTGAATTGGCTGATGATACAATCTTTGACAAACTGGAAGTAAATGATTTACTTAAGCTTGTTAATAGTTTACCCGATGGTTACCGATTAGTCTTTAATATGTATGCAATTGAAGGGTTTTCGCACAAAGAAATTGCAGATATTTTAAAAATTAGCGAAGGAGGAAGTAAATCACAATTGTCAAGGGCAAGACAAATTCTGAAAAAAGCAATACAAAAAAGGGAGGTAGGTTATGCAAAAAGTTACTGA
- a CDS encoding S9 family peptidase, whose translation MYKVFSLLLLVGVTTVNAQQTRVLTKDDYAHAESFLSFNTNKYIDHNEVRPNWISDSRFWFRDLTAKGSDFILVDAAKGTRAAAFDQQKLATALSEATGKSYEADNLPFPSFEYKNDGRDIQFFADGKTWVFNIKTSKCQTYEQIQEKAINRVQNGVIKKVVRISSAVDISHGQRVIPSPNGQLAAFIKDDNLWVRNMQTGKETQLTTDGEKDFGYATDNAGWKHGNGPILRWSPDSKKIATFKQDQRKVSNMYLVSTNVGAPHLTTWKYAFPGDSNIIMIHRVIINVDTPKVIFLKIPPDPHRATLSDDIASSGTFDDVDWSADGSQLAFVSTSRYHKQEKFRIANANTGDVRDIFEENVPTQFESGWGTINWRYLPKTNEIIWFSERDNWGHLYLYDATTGKVKNKITNGDWLVSQLLKVDEKNRVVYFMANGLEKENPYFSQFCKVDFDGKNFKVLTPEVGNHRIDFSPTQDYFIDNYSQPNVPGVTVLRNMNGKLITTVAKADISRLIAIGWKAPIPFNVKAADGKTDIYGLLFTPTHINPNKKYPIIDYIYPGPQGGSVGSWSFVASRGDDQSLAELGFIVVEIEGTSNPLRSKSFHDMSYGDMAENTLPDQVSGIRQLAERYKFIDTSRVGIWGHSGGGFATADAMFTYPDFFKVGIAESGNHDNRNYEDDWGDRYNGPISDADYNAQANETKAKNLKGKLLLAHGLMDDNVPPQNTLLVVQALERANKDYDLIIFPNEHHGYGQFSYYMMRRRWDYFVKNLMGAIPPKEFLLAPKYEFR comes from the coding sequence ATGTACAAAGTATTTTCACTTCTACTCTTGGTAGGGGTTACAACTGTCAATGCTCAACAAACAAGGGTACTGACAAAAGATGATTACGCACATGCGGAAAGTTTTCTTTCATTCAATACGAATAAATATATTGACCACAATGAAGTAAGGCCCAATTGGATTTCTGATAGTCGCTTTTGGTTTCGTGATTTGACCGCTAAAGGAAGTGATTTTATCTTGGTTGATGCTGCAAAAGGAACGCGTGCTGCGGCTTTTGACCAACAGAAATTAGCAACGGCACTTTCAGAAGCAACCGGTAAAAGTTATGAAGCTGATAATTTACCTTTTCCTTCATTTGAATATAAAAATGATGGAAGGGATATACAGTTTTTTGCTGATGGTAAAACCTGGGTATTCAATATAAAAACCTCAAAATGTCAGACTTACGAACAAATTCAAGAAAAAGCGATAAACAGAGTTCAGAACGGTGTAATAAAAAAGGTTGTACGTATTAGTTCAGCAGTAGATATATCTCATGGACAAAGGGTCATTCCTTCACCAAATGGTCAATTAGCCGCATTTATCAAGGATGATAATTTGTGGGTGAGAAATATGCAAACAGGAAAAGAAACCCAATTAACCACCGATGGGGAAAAAGATTTTGGTTATGCAACTGACAACGCGGGGTGGAAACATGGTAATGGTCCAATATTGCGTTGGTCGCCTGACTCTAAAAAAATTGCTACTTTTAAACAAGATCAACGTAAGGTAAGCAATATGTATTTAGTTAGTACCAATGTAGGTGCGCCACATTTAACGACCTGGAAATATGCTTTTCCCGGCGATAGTAATATAATTATGATTCACCGCGTGATAATTAACGTAGATACGCCTAAAGTCATCTTTTTAAAAATACCTCCTGACCCACACCGCGCCACACTGAGTGACGATATTGCGAGCAGTGGAACTTTCGATGATGTTGATTGGAGTGCCGATGGTTCTCAATTAGCATTTGTTTCAACATCCAGATATCACAAACAAGAAAAATTTAGAATTGCGAATGCCAACACAGGGGATGTGCGAGATATTTTTGAGGAAAATGTACCTACTCAATTTGAATCGGGTTGGGGTACTATTAACTGGCGTTATTTACCCAAAACAAATGAGATTATTTGGTTCTCCGAAAGAGATAATTGGGGGCATTTGTATTTGTATGATGCAACTACGGGTAAAGTGAAGAATAAAATTACAAATGGCGATTGGCTGGTTTCGCAATTGTTGAAAGTAGACGAAAAAAACAGGGTAGTTTATTTTATGGCGAATGGCTTAGAAAAAGAAAACCCCTATTTTTCCCAATTTTGCAAGGTAGATTTTGACGGCAAAAACTTTAAAGTACTTACGCCAGAAGTAGGCAATCATAGAATTGATTTTTCGCCCACGCAAGATTATTTTATAGATAATTATTCTCAGCCTAATGTACCTGGCGTTACAGTTTTGCGCAATATGAACGGTAAACTTATTACGACTGTTGCGAAAGCAGATATTTCAAGATTAATTGCAATCGGCTGGAAAGCGCCTATTCCTTTTAATGTAAAAGCGGCTGATGGTAAAACGGATATTTATGGGCTGCTATTTACACCCACACATATTAATCCTAATAAAAAATATCCTATCATCGATTATATTTACCCGGGTCCGCAAGGTGGAAGTGTGGGTAGTTGGTCTTTTGTTGCTTCCCGTGGTGATGATCAATCTTTGGCAGAATTAGGGTTTATTGTAGTTGAAATAGAAGGTACGAGTAATCCATTGCGTTCCAAAAGTTTTCATGATATGAGTTATGGCGATATGGCTGAGAATACTTTGCCTGATCAAGTTTCAGGCATTCGTCAGCTGGCAGAAAGATATAAATTTATTGATACAAGTCGTGTAGGCATTTGGGGGCATTCAGGCGGCGGGTTTGCAACAGCCGATGCGATGTTTACGTATCCGGATTTCTTTAAAGTAGGTATTGCAGAATCTGGAAATCATGACAATAGAAATTATGAAGACGATTGGGGCGACAGATACAACGGCCCTATTTCGGATGCTGATTATAATGCACAGGCCAATGAAACCAAAGCTAAAAATTTGAAAGGGAAATTGCTTTTGGCACATGGTTTAATGGATGATAATGTGCCACCACAAAATACATTATTAGTGGTGCAAGCATTGGAACGTGCCAATAAGGATTACGATTTAATTATCTTCCCCAATGAACATCATGGTTATGGACAGTTCTCTTATTATATGATGCGACGTCGTTGGGATTATTTTGTAAAAAACCTAATGGGTGCAATACCTCCAAAAGAATTTTTATTAGCGCCCAAATATGAATTTAGGTAG